A genomic window from Gossypium hirsutum isolate 1008001.06 chromosome D10, Gossypium_hirsutum_v2.1, whole genome shotgun sequence includes:
- the LOC107915508 gene encoding uncharacterized protein translates to MTREMIQIKAKELLHKMYGDANSKFNFSIGWLERFKARHGIKSYRRFGESSSVVMENIEDALPQIRAKLEIFYWKDIYNMDETGLFYRLQADHSLATKQIEGRKKDKEKTYYCGLLMTGRKVLLIVDNCPAHPKEDMPLEQEIGDVEGIHKLKEVISNLHYRNALDVEQILNYPSDNESLREPPADEEIIQGVMDVPADDEQDPNDSSVLPYFLQKRLF, encoded by the exons ATGACCAGAGAAATGATTCAAATTAAAGCAAAAGAGCTTTTGCATAAAATGTATGGTGATGCAAATTCCAAATTTAACTTCTCAATCGGTTGGCTAGAACGGTTCAAGGCAAGACATGGAATTAAGTCTTATAGAAGATTTGGTGAAAGTAGTTCAGTTGTTATGGAGAATATTGAAGATGCTTTACCTCAAATAAGAGCTAAATTGGAAATTTTTTATTGGAAGGATATCTATAATATGGATGAAACAGGCTTATTTTATCGTTTGCAAGCAGATCATTCACTGGCTACAAAGCAAATAGAAGGACGAAAAAAGGACAAGGAAAAGACTTACTATTGTGGTTTATT AATGACTGGTAGAAAGGTGTTGCTTATAGTAGACAATTGCCCAGCCCATCCCAAG GAGGATATGCCTCTTGAGCAAGAAATTGGTGATGTTGAAGGCATTCATAAATTAAAAGAAGTAATTTCTAATTTACACTATAGAAATGCATTGGATGTTGAGCAGATTTTGAATTATCCAAGTGACAATGAATCTTTGAGGGAGCCACCTGCAGATGAAGAAATTATTCAAGGAGTAATGGATGTGCCAGCTGATGATGAGCAAGATCCAAATGACAGTAGTGTTTTACCATATTTTCTCCAAAAAAGGCTTTTCTAG
- the LOC121222073 gene encoding uncharacterized protein, which produces MHRRDRLGRWPSLHIGATLSPVSDPVQRPSLLGLNTERKNLLAPPLEPISATERAPTTQPRAPQVSDALVQAMAEACDEGAWWLGVQTVWAMPGFGQRRKWGLRGRAHGATA; this is translated from the exons ATGCACCGTCGTGATCGCCTTGGACGGTGGCCGTCGCTGCACATAGGGGCTACTTTGAGCCCCGTTTCAGATCCTGTTCAGAGGCCGAGCTTGCTTGGCCTGAATACCGAGAGAAAGAACCTTTTGGCCCCGCCTTTAGAGCCGATTTCGGCGACGGAGAGGGCTCCGACGACGCAGCCAAGGGCGCCCCAG GTGTCTGACGCGTTGGTACAGGCGATGGCAGAGGCGTGCGATGAAGGTGCCTGGTGGCTGGGGGTGCAAACGGTATGGGCAATGCCAGGTTTTGGGCAGAGGAGGAAGTGGGGGCTGCGTGGTCGCGCACATGGGGCAACGGCGTAA